A single region of the Streptomyces sp. NBC_01803 genome encodes:
- a CDS encoding COX15/CtaA family protein translates to MLKAVRNPLAFIAAHWTPRSRTIRRAVSAALLMSVAIVVTGGAVRLTGSGLGCDTWPKCSDQSLVATQEMGPHGLIEFGNRMLTYVVCAAVGWVIIASRAAEPERRGLTRLGWAQFWVVMSNGVLGGLTVLAKLNPFLVAAHFLAATALITVATVTWQRVREGDDAPRPLVGVPVRRAVIGLTGLAGALIVVGTAVTGTGEHAGDSSDIERMPFDWDTITKVHSLLAWGVVLGTAAIWAALKAADAPAVTRARARDLFVVLMSQGVIGYTQYFLDEPEGLVALHLLGSTLVWIATLRLLLATRDRGAAPEPRLPSPAEPREAPVPA, encoded by the coding sequence GTGCTGAAAGCAGTGCGAAACCCCCTCGCCTTCATCGCCGCCCACTGGACCCCGCGGTCGCGGACCATCCGGCGTGCCGTGTCCGCCGCGCTCCTCATGAGCGTGGCCATCGTGGTCACCGGCGGGGCGGTCCGGCTCACCGGCTCGGGGCTCGGCTGCGACACCTGGCCCAAGTGCAGCGACCAGAGCCTGGTCGCGACCCAGGAGATGGGCCCGCACGGGCTGATCGAGTTCGGCAACCGGATGCTGACCTACGTGGTCTGCGCCGCCGTCGGCTGGGTGATCATCGCCTCCCGGGCCGCCGAGCCCGAGCGGCGCGGGCTGACCCGGCTGGGGTGGGCCCAGTTCTGGGTCGTCATGTCCAACGGCGTGCTCGGCGGCCTCACGGTGCTCGCCAAGCTGAACCCGTTCCTCGTCGCGGCCCACTTCCTGGCCGCCACCGCGCTGATCACCGTGGCCACCGTGACGTGGCAGCGCGTCCGCGAGGGCGACGACGCGCCGCGCCCGCTGGTCGGGGTCCCGGTGCGGCGCGCGGTGATCGGGCTGACCGGGCTCGCCGGGGCCCTGATCGTGGTGGGCACGGCGGTGACGGGCACCGGTGAGCACGCGGGCGACAGCAGCGACATCGAGCGGATGCCGTTCGACTGGGACACGATCACCAAGGTCCACTCCCTGCTGGCCTGGGGGGTGGTGCTGGGCACGGCGGCGATCTGGGCCGCGCTGAAGGCGGCGGACGCCCCGGCGGTGACGCGGGCCAGGGCCCGCGACCTGTTCGTGGTGCTGATGAGCCAGGGCGTCATCGGCTACACCCAGTACTTCCTGGACGAGCCCGAGGGCCTGGTCGCCCTCCACCTCCTGGGCTCGACCCTGGTCTGGATCGCGACCCTCCGCCTGTTGCTCGCCACCCGCGACCGGGGCGCGGCCCCGGAGCCCCGGCTCCCGTCCCCGGCCGAGCCACGCGAGGCCCCCGTCCCGGCCTGA
- a CDS encoding ABC transporter permease: MTLTTGRHTPRPGGAPLGRMIAAQAALETRMLLRHGEQLLLTAVIPTLLLVLFSAVDIISVPAEKDGADERVDFLAPGILALAVLSTAFTGQAIATGFERRYGVLKRLAASPLPRWGLMCGKTCAVLVTLALQTVLLTAVALALGWSPRGNPAAVAVLMLLGTAALSGLGLLMAGTLRAEATLAAANLVFVLLVFFGGAVVPLEDFPDGLRDVLELLPVTALAEGLREVLRDGAGMPWPEAGVLAAWATASLAAAARFFRWE; the protein is encoded by the coding sequence ATGACCCTCACCACCGGCCGCCACACGCCCCGCCCGGGCGGGGCGCCGCTGGGGCGGATGATCGCCGCCCAGGCCGCGCTGGAGACGCGGATGCTGCTGCGGCACGGCGAACAGCTCCTGCTGACGGCCGTCATCCCGACGCTCCTGCTGGTCCTCTTCAGCGCGGTCGACATCATCTCGGTGCCCGCCGAGAAGGACGGCGCGGACGAGCGGGTCGACTTCCTGGCGCCGGGCATCCTCGCGCTCGCGGTCCTCTCGACCGCGTTCACCGGGCAGGCCATCGCCACCGGCTTCGAACGCCGCTACGGCGTGCTGAAGCGGCTGGCCGCCTCGCCGCTGCCGCGCTGGGGGCTGATGTGCGGCAAGACGTGCGCGGTGCTGGTCACGCTGGCGCTCCAGACGGTGCTGCTGACGGCCGTGGCGTTGGCCCTCGGCTGGTCCCCGCGCGGGAACCCGGCGGCCGTCGCCGTGCTGATGCTGCTGGGCACCGCCGCCCTGTCGGGCCTGGGCCTGCTGATGGCCGGCACCCTGCGGGCGGAGGCGACGCTGGCCGCGGCCAACCTGGTCTTCGTCCTGCTGGTCTTCTTCGGCGGCGCGGTCGTCCCTCTGGAGGACTTCCCCGACGGCCTGCGCGACGTCCTGGAGCTGCTGCCGGTCACCGCCCTGGCCGAGGGCCTGCGCGAGGTGCTGCGCGACGGCGCGGGCATGCCCTGGCCCGAGGCGGGCGTCCTGGCGGCCTGGGCGACGGCGAGCCTCGCCGCGGCGGCCCGCTTCTTCCGCTGGGAGTGA
- a CDS encoding ABC transporter ATP-binding protein, whose translation MRNAGAEPAVEAVGLVKRYGRTTAVDGLDLTVTRGTVAAVLGPNGAGKTTTIELCEGYRAPDAGQLRVLGLDPAADGQALRPRIGVMLQDGGVYPGVRAEEMLRHIARLHAHPLDVDDLIERLGLGSCGRTPYRRLSGGQRQRLALALAVVGRPELVFLDEPTAGLDPQARHATWELVRELRRDGVTTVLTTHLMDEAEELADDVAIVDAGRVIASGTPAELCRGGGSDVLRFAGRPGLDLISLRAALPLGSEATEPSPGSYRITGDVGPRLLATVTAWCAQHGVLADRITTQRHTLEDVFLELTGKELRS comes from the coding sequence ATGCGCAACGCAGGGGCGGAACCGGCGGTCGAAGCAGTGGGCCTGGTCAAGCGGTACGGCCGCACGACCGCGGTCGACGGCCTCGACCTGACCGTCACCCGGGGCACCGTGGCCGCCGTCCTCGGGCCGAACGGCGCCGGCAAGACCACCACCATCGAGCTGTGCGAGGGCTACCGCGCCCCCGACGCGGGACAGCTGCGGGTCCTCGGGCTCGATCCGGCCGCCGACGGCCAGGCGCTGCGCCCCCGGATCGGCGTGATGCTCCAGGACGGCGGCGTCTACCCCGGCGTCCGGGCCGAGGAGATGCTGCGCCACATCGCCCGGCTGCACGCCCACCCGCTCGACGTGGACGACCTGATCGAACGGCTCGGCCTCGGCTCCTGCGGACGCACGCCCTACCGCCGGCTCTCCGGCGGCCAGCGGCAGCGGCTGGCCCTCGCGCTGGCCGTGGTCGGCCGCCCCGAGCTGGTCTTCCTGGACGAGCCGACCGCCGGGCTCGACCCGCAGGCCAGGCACGCCACCTGGGAGCTGGTCCGCGAGCTGCGGAGGGACGGCGTCACCACCGTGCTGACCACGCACTTGATGGACGAGGCCGAGGAGCTGGCCGACGACGTCGCCATCGTGGACGCGGGCCGCGTGATCGCGAGCGGCACCCCGGCCGAGCTGTGCCGGGGCGGCGGCTCCGACGTGCTGCGGTTCGCCGGCCGCCCGGGCCTCGACCTGATCTCGCTGCGCGCGGCCCTGCCGCTGGGCAGCGAGGCGACCGAGCCGAGCCCCGGCAGCTACCGGATCACCGGCGATGTCGGCCCCCGGCTGCTGGCGACGGTCACGGCCTGGTGCGCGCAGCACGGAGTGCTCGCCGACCGGATCACCACCCAGCGGCACACCCTGGAGGACGTCTTCCTGGAGCTGACCGGCAAGGAGCTGCGCTCATGA
- a CDS encoding helix-turn-helix transcriptional regulator, translating to MKNVSGQQHAPVAEGAPGDSALSAASEEQPGTRQRVARSILNHGPSTAAELADRLGLTQAAVRRHLDALAADGLVEPREKRVYGSRGRGRPAKVFALTDAGRGAFDQAYDELAVEALRWIELAAGGGEKGAAAVMAFARARAEEQAELYRPFLDRAAPEDRARALAEALTHHGYAAATRGVPAPAGEQLCQHHCPVAHAAARFPQLCEAETEVFSRLLGSHVQRLATIAHGDGVCTTFVPKPEHQHHHHQTETTAPPRNAGRNPA from the coding sequence GTGAAAAACGTGAGCGGGCAGCAGCACGCGCCGGTGGCCGAGGGTGCCCCCGGTGATTCCGCGCTGTCCGCGGCGTCCGAGGAGCAGCCCGGCACGCGGCAGCGCGTCGCGCGCTCCATTCTGAACCACGGTCCGTCCACGGCGGCCGAGCTCGCCGACCGGCTCGGGCTGACCCAGGCGGCGGTGCGACGCCATCTGGACGCCCTGGCCGCCGACGGTCTGGTCGAGCCCCGCGAGAAGCGGGTCTACGGCTCGCGCGGCCGGGGACGCCCCGCCAAGGTCTTCGCCCTCACCGACGCGGGCCGGGGCGCGTTCGACCAGGCTTATGACGAGCTGGCCGTCGAGGCGCTGCGCTGGATCGAGCTCGCCGCCGGCGGCGGCGAGAAGGGCGCGGCGGCCGTGATGGCCTTCGCGCGGGCCAGGGCCGAGGAGCAGGCCGAGCTGTACCGCCCGTTCCTGGACCGGGCCGCGCCCGAGGACCGGGCGCGGGCGCTGGCGGAAGCGCTGACGCATCACGGTTATGCTGCGGCCACCCGGGGCGTTCCGGCGCCCGCCGGGGAGCAGCTCTGTCAGCACCACTGCCCGGTGGCGCACGCCGCCGCGCGGTTCCCGCAGCTCTGTGAGGCGGAGACGGAGGTCTTCTCCCGCCTGCTCGGCAGCCATGTGCAGCGCCTGGCGACCATCGCCCATGGCGACGGCGTGTGCACGACGTTCGTGCCCAAGCCGGAGCACCAGCACCACCACCACCAGACCGAGACCACCGCACCACCACGCAACGCCGGGAGGAACCCCGCATGA
- the sufB gene encoding Fe-S cluster assembly protein SufB: protein MTLPTETAHPELEGLGKYEYGWADSDAAGAAAKRGLSENVVRDISGKKAEPEWMLKLRLKGLKLFGKKPMPNWGSDLSGIDFDNIKYFVRSTEKQAQSWEDLPEDIKNTYDKLGIPEAEKQRLVAGVAAQYESEVVYHQIREDLEKQGVIFLDTDTALKEHPELFQEHFGTVIPVGDNKFAALNTAVWSGGSFIYVPPGVHVDIPLQAYFRINTENMGQFERTLIIVDEDAYVHYVEGCTAPIYDSDSLHSAVVEIIVKKGGRCRYTTIQNWSNNVYNLVTKRAVAYEGATMEWVDGNIGSKVTMKYPAVYLMGEHARGETLSIAFAGEGQHQDAGAKMVHMAPNTSSNIVSKSVARGGGRTSYRGLIEIGEGAAGSKSSVLCDALLVDTISRSDTYPYVDVREDDVTMGHEATVSKVSDDQLFYLMSRGLSEQEAMAMIVRGFVEPIAKELPMEYALELNRLIELQMEGSVG, encoded by the coding sequence ATGACGCTCCCCACGGAGACGGCCCACCCCGAGCTCGAAGGACTGGGCAAGTACGAATACGGCTGGGCCGACTCCGACGCCGCCGGTGCCGCCGCCAAGCGGGGCCTGTCCGAGAATGTCGTCCGTGACATCTCGGGCAAGAAGGCGGAGCCGGAGTGGATGCTGAAGCTGCGGCTGAAGGGGCTGAAGCTCTTCGGTAAGAAGCCCATGCCCAACTGGGGGTCCGACCTCAGCGGCATCGACTTCGACAACATCAAGTACTTCGTGCGGTCCACCGAGAAGCAGGCCCAGAGCTGGGAGGACCTGCCCGAGGACATCAAGAACACGTACGACAAGCTGGGCATCCCCGAGGCCGAGAAGCAGCGTCTGGTCGCGGGTGTCGCCGCCCAGTACGAGTCGGAGGTCGTCTATCACCAGATCCGTGAGGACCTGGAGAAGCAGGGCGTCATCTTCCTCGACACCGACACCGCGCTGAAGGAGCACCCGGAGCTGTTCCAGGAGCACTTCGGCACCGTCATCCCGGTCGGCGACAACAAGTTCGCCGCGCTGAACACGGCGGTGTGGTCGGGCGGCTCGTTCATCTACGTGCCCCCGGGCGTGCACGTCGACATCCCGCTCCAGGCATACTTCCGGATCAACACGGAGAACATGGGCCAGTTCGAGCGGACCCTGATCATCGTCGACGAGGACGCCTACGTGCACTACGTCGAGGGCTGCACCGCCCCGATCTACGACTCGGACTCGCTGCACTCGGCGGTCGTGGAGATCATCGTCAAGAAGGGCGGCCGGTGCCGCTACACGACCATCCAGAACTGGTCGAACAACGTGTACAACCTGGTGACCAAGCGCGCCGTGGCCTATGAGGGCGCCACCATGGAGTGGGTCGACGGGAACATCGGCTCCAAGGTCACCATGAAGTACCCGGCGGTCTACCTGATGGGCGAGCACGCCAGGGGCGAGACGCTCTCCATCGCCTTCGCGGGCGAGGGGCAGCACCAGGACGCCGGCGCGAAGATGGTCCACATGGCCCCGAACACCTCGTCCAACATCGTCTCCAAGTCGGTGGCCCGGGGCGGCGGCCGGACCTCCTACCGGGGTCTGATCGAGATCGGGGAGGGCGCCGCGGGCTCGAAGTCCAGCGTGCTGTGCGACGCGCTGCTCGTGGACACGATCTCCCGCTCCGACACCTACCCGTACGTCGACGTCCGCGAGGACGACGTGACGATGGGCCACGAGGCGACCGTCTCCAAGGTCAGCGACGACCAGCTCTTCTACCTCATGAGCCGCGGCCTGTCCGAGCAGGAGGCGATGGCGATGATCGTGCGCGGTTTCGTCGAGCCGATCGCCAAGGAGCTGCCCATGGAGTACGCCCTGGAGCTGAACCGGCTGATCGAGCTCCAGATGGAGGGCTCGGTCGGCTGA
- the sufD gene encoding Fe-S cluster assembly protein SufD produces MAEAQSIPAGASVGGAVAVAADSTVATRMSAPPSFDVADFPVPHGREEEWRFTPLERLRGLHDGTATADGSMKIEVDAPDVVTIETVGRDDPRVGRAGKPVDRVAAQAFSAFEKATVISVPAEAVLPQPVRVSLHGEGGVTYGHTVFAIGALAEVVLILDHTGDTVRSANVEFQVGDGAKLTVVSVQDWDDTAVHCTQHNLLIGRDASVKSVVLTFGGDVVRVHPRVSYAGPGGEAELYGLYFTHQGQHQEHRLLVDHTAPNCRSDVAYKGALQGADAHAVWIGDVLIRAAAAGTDTYELNRNLVLTDGARVDSVPNLEIETGEIVGAGHASATGRFDDEQLFYLMARGIPAEEARRLVVRGFFTELVQRIGVPDVEERLIAKLEAELEASIA; encoded by the coding sequence ATGGCTGAGGCCCAGAGCATCCCGGCCGGTGCCAGTGTGGGAGGAGCCGTCGCGGTGGCGGCGGATTCCACCGTGGCCACCCGCATGAGCGCCCCGCCGTCCTTCGACGTGGCGGACTTCCCCGTCCCCCACGGCCGCGAGGAGGAGTGGCGCTTCACTCCCCTGGAGCGGCTGCGGGGTCTGCACGACGGCACCGCGACGGCGGACGGTTCGATGAAGATCGAGGTCGACGCGCCCGACGTCGTCACGATCGAGACCGTCGGCCGCGACGACCCGCGCGTCGGCCGGGCGGGCAAGCCCGTGGACCGGGTGGCCGCGCAGGCGTTCAGCGCCTTCGAGAAGGCCACGGTCATCTCCGTGCCCGCCGAGGCGGTGCTGCCCCAGCCGGTGCGGGTGAGCCTGCACGGCGAGGGCGGCGTCACCTACGGCCACACGGTCTTCGCCATCGGGGCCCTCGCCGAGGTCGTCCTGATCCTGGACCACACCGGCGACACCGTCCGGTCCGCCAACGTGGAGTTCCAGGTCGGCGACGGCGCCAAGCTCACCGTCGTCTCCGTGCAGGACTGGGACGACACCGCCGTGCACTGCACCCAGCACAACCTGCTGATCGGGCGCGACGCCTCGGTCAAGTCGGTCGTCCTCACCTTCGGCGGCGACGTGGTCCGCGTCCACCCGCGCGTCAGCTACGCGGGCCCGGGCGGCGAGGCCGAGCTGTACGGGCTGTACTTCACCCACCAGGGGCAGCACCAGGAACACCGGCTGCTGGTCGACCACACCGCGCCCAACTGCCGCAGCGACGTCGCCTACAAGGGCGCGCTCCAGGGCGCGGACGCGCACGCGGTGTGGATCGGCGACGTGCTGATCCGCGCCGCCGCCGCCGGCACCGACACCTACGAGCTCAACCGCAACCTCGTCCTCACCGACGGCGCGCGGGTCGACTCGGTGCCGAACCTGGAGATCGAGACCGGCGAGATCGTCGGCGCCGGCCATGCCTCCGCCACCGGCCGGTTCGACGACGAGCAGCTCTTCTACCTCATGGCCCGCGGTATCCCCGCCGAGGAAGCGCGCCGCCTGGTCGTGCGTGGCTTCTTCACGGAGCTGGTCCAGCGGATCGGCGTGCCCGACGTCGAGGAGCGGCTGATCGCCAAGCTGGAGGCCGAGCTGGAGGCGTCGATCGCATGA
- a CDS encoding non-heme iron oxygenase ferredoxin subunit, translating to MTASASPAASGFTRVCALADLEENVPRRVEVGDVPVSVVRTEGEVFAVNDICSHANVSLSEGEVEDCQIECWLHGSSFDLRTGKPSGLPATRPIPVYPVKIEGDGPDAAVLVSVTQES from the coding sequence ATGACCGCCTCCGCTTCCCCTGCCGCGTCCGGCTTCACCCGCGTCTGCGCCCTCGCCGACCTGGAGGAGAACGTCCCCCGCCGCGTGGAGGTCGGTGACGTTCCCGTCTCCGTCGTCCGCACCGAGGGCGAGGTGTTCGCGGTCAACGACATCTGCTCGCACGCGAACGTGTCCCTCTCCGAGGGCGAGGTGGAGGACTGCCAGATCGAGTGCTGGCTGCACGGCTCCAGCTTCGACCTGCGTACCGGCAAGCCCTCCGGCCTGCCGGCGACCCGCCCCATCCCCGTTTACCCCGTCAAGATCGAAGGAGACGGCCCCGACGCGGCCGTGCTCGTCTCCGTCACCCAGGAGTCCTGA
- the sufC gene encoding Fe-S cluster assembly ATPase SufC — MATLEIHDLHVSVDGEGGPQEILRGVDLTVKQGETHAIMGPNGSGKSTLAYSLAGHPKYTVTSGTVTLDGEDVLTMSVDERARAGVFLAMQYPVEIPGVSVSNFLRTSATAIRGEAPKLRTWVKEVKETMARLEMNPAFAERNVNEGFSGGEKKRHEILQLELLKPRIAILDETDSGLDIDALRIVSEGVNRVREAGEVGTLLITHYTRILRYIKPDHVHVFAGGRVVESGGPELADKLEAEGYEHYTKGAAS; from the coding sequence ATGGCAACGCTTGAGATCCACGACCTGCACGTCTCCGTCGACGGCGAAGGCGGCCCCCAAGAGATCCTTCGCGGGGTCGACCTGACCGTGAAGCAGGGCGAGACGCACGCCATCATGGGCCCCAACGGCTCCGGCAAGTCCACCCTGGCCTACTCGCTGGCCGGCCACCCCAAGTACACGGTCACCAGTGGCACGGTCACTCTGGACGGCGAGGACGTCCTGACGATGTCCGTGGACGAGCGGGCGCGGGCGGGTGTCTTCCTCGCCATGCAGTACCCGGTCGAGATCCCCGGCGTCTCCGTCTCCAACTTCCTGCGCACCTCCGCCACCGCCATCCGCGGCGAGGCCCCCAAGCTGCGGACCTGGGTGAAGGAGGTCAAGGAGACCATGGCGCGTCTGGAGATGAACCCGGCCTTCGCCGAGCGAAACGTCAACGAGGGCTTCTCCGGCGGCGAGAAGAAGCGCCACGAGATCCTTCAGCTGGAGCTGCTGAAGCCGAGGATCGCGATCCTGGACGAGACGGACTCGGGCCTGGACATCGACGCGCTGCGCATCGTCTCCGAGGGGGTCAACCGCGTCCGCGAGGCGGGCGAGGTCGGCACCTTGCTGATCACGCACTACACGCGCATCCTGCGCTACATCAAGCCCGATCACGTCCACGTCTTCGCGGGCGGCCGGGTCGTCGAGTCCGGGGGCCCCGAGCTGGCGGACAAGCTTGAGGCCGAGGGCTACGAGCACTACACCAAGGGGGCCGCCTCGTGA
- a CDS encoding cysteine desulfurase: protein MTQTHPGPALPGLLDTETIRKDFPILDRTVHDGKPLVYLDNAATSQKPRQVLDALNDYYERHHANVHRGVHVLAEEATALYEGARDKVAAFINAPSRNEVVFTKNASESLNLVANMLGWADEPYRVDSGTEIVITEMEHHSNIVPWQLLAQRTGAKLKWFGLTDDGRLDLSNIEEVITERTKVVSFMQVSNVLGTLNPVDKIVRRAQEVGALVVLDASQAAPHMPMDVQSLGADFVAFTGHKMCGPTGIGVLWGRQELLEDLPPFLGGGEMIETVTMSSSTYAPAPHKFEAGTPPIAQAVGLGAAVDYLHAIGMDKIAAHEHAITRYALDRFAEVPDLRIIGPVTGEDRGATISFTLGDIHPHDVGQVLDEQGIAVRVGHHCARPVCLRYGIPATTRASFYLYSTPAEVDALVAGLEYVRRFFG from the coding sequence ATGACACAGACACATCCGGGTCCGGCGCTGCCGGGCCTGCTGGACACCGAGACGATCCGCAAGGACTTCCCGATCCTGGACCGCACCGTCCACGACGGGAAGCCGCTGGTCTACCTGGACAACGCGGCCACCTCGCAGAAGCCGCGCCAGGTGCTCGACGCGCTCAACGACTACTACGAGCGGCACCACGCCAACGTGCACCGCGGTGTGCACGTGCTGGCCGAGGAGGCCACCGCGCTGTACGAGGGCGCCCGGGACAAGGTCGCCGCGTTCATCAACGCGCCCAGCCGCAACGAGGTCGTCTTCACGAAGAACGCCTCCGAGTCGCTGAACCTGGTCGCGAACATGCTCGGCTGGGCCGACGAGCCCTACCGCGTGGACTCCGGCACCGAGATCGTCATCACGGAGATGGAGCACCACTCCAACATCGTGCCGTGGCAGCTCCTCGCGCAGCGCACCGGCGCCAAGCTGAAGTGGTTCGGCCTCACCGACGACGGCAGGCTCGACCTGTCGAACATCGAGGAGGTCATCACCGAGCGGACCAAGGTCGTCTCGTTCATGCAGGTCTCCAACGTGCTCGGCACGCTCAACCCGGTGGACAAGATCGTCCGCCGCGCCCAGGAGGTCGGCGCCCTCGTCGTCCTCGACGCCTCGCAGGCCGCGCCGCACATGCCGATGGACGTGCAGTCCCTCGGCGCCGACTTCGTCGCCTTCACCGGCCACAAGATGTGCGGGCCGACCGGTATCGGCGTGCTGTGGGGCCGCCAGGAGCTGCTGGAGGACCTGCCTCCGTTCCTCGGCGGCGGCGAGATGATCGAGACCGTCACCATGAGCTCCTCGACCTACGCCCCGGCGCCGCACAAGTTCGAGGCGGGCACGCCGCCGATCGCCCAGGCGGTCGGGCTCGGCGCGGCCGTGGACTACCTGCACGCCATCGGCATGGACAAGATCGCCGCCCACGAGCACGCCATAACCCGGTACGCGCTCGACCGGTTCGCCGAGGTCCCGGACCTGCGGATCATCGGCCCGGTGACAGGCGAGGACCGCGGCGCGACGATCTCGTTCACCCTCGGTGACATTCACCCCCACGACGTGGGCCAGGTGCTGGACGAGCAGGGCATCGCCGTCCGGGTCGGTCACCACTGCGCCCGGCCCGTCTGCCTGCGGTACGGAATTCCCGCGACCACGCGAGCGTCGTTCTATCTGTACTCGACGCCCGCGGAGGTGGACGCGCTCGTCGCCGGCCTTGAGTATGTCCGTCGTTTCTTCGGATGA
- the sufU gene encoding Fe-S cluster assembly sulfur transfer protein SufU: MQLESMYQDVILDHYKHPHGRGLRDGDAEVHHVNPTCGDEITLRVRYEGQVIADVSYEGQGCSISQASASVLNELLVGKELPEAVSIQETFLELMQSRGQVVPDDAMEEVLEDAVAFAGVSKYPARVKCALLSWMAWKDATAQALGGGAGPRESALKGRTA, encoded by the coding sequence GTGCAGCTGGAATCCATGTACCAGGACGTGATCCTGGACCACTACAAACATCCGCACGGCCGCGGTCTGCGCGACGGCGACGCCGAGGTCCACCACGTGAATCCCACGTGCGGTGACGAGATCACGCTGCGGGTGCGGTATGAGGGCCAGGTCATCGCCGACGTGTCGTACGAGGGGCAGGGCTGCTCGATCAGCCAGGCCAGCGCCTCGGTGCTGAACGAGCTGCTCGTCGGCAAGGAGCTGCCCGAGGCGGTGAGCATTCAGGAGACCTTCCTGGAGCTGATGCAGTCGCGTGGGCAGGTCGTCCCGGACGACGCCATGGAAGAAGTGCTGGAGGACGCGGTCGCGTTCGCCGGCGTCTCGAAGTACCCGGCGCGTGTGAAGTGCGCGCTGCTGAGCTGGATGGCCTGGAAGGACGCGACGGCCCAGGCCCTGGGCGGCGGCGCCGGGCCGCGGGAGAGCGCGTTGAAGGGAAGGACGGCATGA
- a CDS encoding metal-sulfur cluster assembly factor has protein sequence MSETVTTSPASEEEIREAMLDVVDPELGIDVVNLGLIYGVHVDDDNIATVDMTLTSAACPLTDVIEDQAKSATEGLVSELKINWVWMPPWGPDKITDDGREQLRALGFNV, from the coding sequence ATGAGCGAGACCGTGACCACCTCGCCGGCGAGCGAGGAGGAGATCCGGGAGGCGATGCTGGACGTCGTCGACCCGGAGCTGGGGATCGACGTGGTGAATCTCGGCCTGATCTACGGCGTCCACGTCGACGACGACAACATCGCCACGGTGGACATGACGCTCACCTCGGCAGCCTGTCCGCTGACGGACGTGATCGAGGACCAGGCGAAGTCGGCGACGGAGGGCCTGGTGAGCGAGCTGAAGATCAACTGGGTCTGGATGCCGCCGTGGGGCCCCGACAAGATCACCGACGACGGCCGCGAGCAGCTCAGGGCCCTGGGCTTCAACGTCTGA